One part of the Muntiacus reevesi chromosome 18, mMunRee1.1, whole genome shotgun sequence genome encodes these proteins:
- the LOC136149199 gene encoding somatotropin isoform X1 — protein MMAAGLRTSLLLAFTLLCLPWIQVVGAFPAMSLSGLFANAVLRAQHLHQLAADTFKEFERTYIPEGQRYSIQNTQVAFCFSETIPAPTGKNEAQQKSQDLELLRISLLLIQSWLGPLQFLSRVFTNSLVFGTSDRVYEKLKDLEEGILALMRELEDGTPRAAQILKQTYDKFDTNMRSDDALLKNYGLLSCFRKDLHKTETYLRVMKCRRFGEASCAF, from the exons ATGATGGCGGCAG GCCTCCGGACCTCCCTGCTCCTGGCCTTCACCCTGCTCTGCCTGCCCTGGATTCAGGTGGTGGGTGCCTTCCCGGCCATGTCCTTGTCCGGCCTGTTTGCCAACGCCGTGCTCCGGGCCCAGCACCTGCATCAGCTGGCTGCTGACACCTTCAAAGAGTTT GAGCGCACCTACATCCCGGAGGGACAGAGATACTCCATCCAGAACACCCAGGttgccttctgcttctctgaaACCATCCCGGCCCCCACGGGCAAGAACGAGGCCCAGCAGAAATCA CAGGACTTGGAGCTGCTTCGCATCTCGCTGCTCCTCATCCAGTCGTGGCTCGGGCCCCTGCAGTTCCTCagcagagtcttcaccaacagCCTGGTGTTTGGCACCTCGGACCGCGTCTATGAGAAGCTGAaggacctggaggagggcatcctGGCCCTGATGAGG GAGCTGGAAGATGGCACCCCCCGGGCTGCACAGATCCTCAAGCAGACCTATGACAAATTTGACACGAACATGCGCAGTGACGACGCGCTGCTCAAGAACTACGGTCTGCTCTCCTGCTTCCGGAAGGACCTGCACAAGACGGAGACGTACCTGCGGGTCATGAAGTGTCGCCGCTTCGGGGAAGCCAGCTGCGCCTTCTAG
- the LOC136149199 gene encoding somatotropin isoform X2 — MMAAGLRTSLLLAFTLLCLPWIQVVGAFPAMSLSGLFANAVLRAQHLHQLAADTFKEFERTYIPEGQRYSIQNTQVAFCFSETIPAPTGKNEAQQKSDLELLRISLLLIQSWLGPLQFLSRVFTNSLVFGTSDRVYEKLKDLEEGILALMRELEDGTPRAAQILKQTYDKFDTNMRSDDALLKNYGLLSCFRKDLHKTETYLRVMKCRRFGEASCAF; from the exons ATGATGGCGGCAG GCCTCCGGACCTCCCTGCTCCTGGCCTTCACCCTGCTCTGCCTGCCCTGGATTCAGGTGGTGGGTGCCTTCCCGGCCATGTCCTTGTCCGGCCTGTTTGCCAACGCCGTGCTCCGGGCCCAGCACCTGCATCAGCTGGCTGCTGACACCTTCAAAGAGTTT GAGCGCACCTACATCCCGGAGGGACAGAGATACTCCATCCAGAACACCCAGGttgccttctgcttctctgaaACCATCCCGGCCCCCACGGGCAAGAACGAGGCCCAGCAGAAATCA GACTTGGAGCTGCTTCGCATCTCGCTGCTCCTCATCCAGTCGTGGCTCGGGCCCCTGCAGTTCCTCagcagagtcttcaccaacagCCTGGTGTTTGGCACCTCGGACCGCGTCTATGAGAAGCTGAaggacctggaggagggcatcctGGCCCTGATGAGG GAGCTGGAAGATGGCACCCCCCGGGCTGCACAGATCCTCAAGCAGACCTATGACAAATTTGACACGAACATGCGCAGTGACGACGCGCTGCTCAAGAACTACGGTCTGCTCTCCTGCTTCCGGAAGGACCTGCACAAGACGGAGACGTACCTGCGGGTCATGAAGTGTCGCCGCTTCGGGGAAGCCAGCTGCGCCTTCTAG